One part of the Pseudomonadota bacterium genome encodes these proteins:
- a CDS encoding transglutaminase domain-containing protein → MRPFAGWAAWSWRERSSPVGRGPLPGWCITSLRQPSVRRAGVKAPLSKDTAPLASTARPAADVCRTCDARAKGDARTAHACKRGIIMRRISQRFLSTVARHGVLAAMFLLSLTTSVLAAPTAPVLAVERDNWYAIRFQNALIGYSRYSIEESVELGSDRFYVINSVSRVKLGPEAINEVVFASRLLLNRASLLPSLFVCSQRQGALDLRTECLFTPRLVAQKNAQGNQEITHTVNVETPPFLLCNNIWGRIDSMVEHYAVLLAAWRARGEGSTISVYDPVLRSSQPLSFKSEGRSTVSVPGRSDMPARVVLVSDSRGPLARAWVSDGGRLLRLDDIHGGFVFTLSDVRVEALLKKSVGVDLNRDRLGFSNIWFPDSAALRSFRATVDLKVSGQPSLTRSAGGYSQTFDGTLTDGAVKGTVTVETRTVTVKASTPFPRRAAYEGALASFTRAEPGVEAADEEVHSKGEEVAWRSRTSWEAATRVNTWIHDKVADGFSMPSGRYVLQTMSGNSESKALLAVTLLRSINIPARRVSGVAFQKGYFAPHSWVEVYVGDEGWVPIDPSTGEAGTLGATHVALGEACEASRIEVAVSSYSPTPPRRVPFFTRELTWPVGQRRVYTVVHGGKEIGTEIAQVNGLTKLDGHDVYDVSFSMVRTLDGKRSTAKSRLLVTPDVLPRRCSVDGSDDGVRWERAFDFTADAATERVQVGAETKVQTTPLSEGVYVLDPHFYAMYALVVGQLPNPGRGTKATMHVYDPQTHATREITLQIRQEEKVGVGGEEKDTWRCETPDGLSFFMEKSSGQVVRIEAPRQDIVLQLVESATRL, encoded by the coding sequence ATGCGGCCATTCGCGGGGTGGGCGGCATGGTCATGGCGAGAGCGTAGTTCGCCTGTCGGTCGTGGTCCCCTTCCTGGTTGGTGCATCACGTCGCTGCGTCAGCCGTCTGTGCGCAGGGCAGGAGTGAAGGCGCCTTTGTCAAAGGACACCGCCCCCCTCGCTTCCACTGCGCGGCCTGCCGCAGACGTCTGTCGCACCTGCGATGCGCGCGCGAAGGGGGACGCCCGTACTGCTCACGCCTGCAAAAGAGGAATTATCATGAGGCGCATCTCACAGCGGTTTCTTTCCACGGTCGCTCGGCACGGGGTGCTGGCGGCGATGTTCCTGCTCTCGCTCACGACGTCGGTGCTGGCGGCGCCCACCGCGCCCGTGCTCGCGGTCGAGCGTGACAACTGGTATGCCATACGCTTCCAGAACGCACTGATCGGATACTCGCGCTACTCCATCGAGGAATCGGTGGAGCTCGGCAGCGATCGGTTCTATGTCATCAACTCCGTCTCACGCGTCAAGCTGGGGCCGGAAGCGATCAACGAGGTGGTCTTTGCCTCGCGTCTCCTGCTCAATCGCGCCAGCCTGCTGCCTTCGCTCTTCGTGTGCTCGCAGCGGCAGGGTGCTCTCGACCTGCGCACCGAGTGCCTCTTCACGCCTCGCCTCGTGGCGCAGAAGAATGCCCAGGGCAATCAGGAGATCACGCACACCGTGAACGTGGAGACGCCCCCATTCCTCCTGTGCAACAACATCTGGGGGCGCATCGATTCCATGGTGGAGCACTACGCCGTGCTGCTCGCCGCCTGGCGCGCGCGGGGCGAAGGGTCTACCATCAGCGTCTACGATCCCGTGCTGCGCAGCAGTCAGCCCCTGTCGTTCAAGAGCGAGGGGCGAAGCACCGTATCGGTCCCGGGACGCAGCGACATGCCTGCACGCGTGGTGCTCGTCTCCGATTCGCGCGGACCGCTGGCACGGGCCTGGGTGTCTGATGGCGGTCGTCTGCTCCGCCTCGATGATATCCACGGGGGATTCGTCTTCACGCTCTCTGACGTACGGGTCGAGGCGCTGCTCAAGAAGTCCGTGGGCGTCGATCTCAACCGGGATCGCCTCGGCTTCTCCAACATCTGGTTTCCCGACAGCGCCGCCTTGCGGTCCTTCCGTGCGACCGTCGACCTCAAGGTCAGCGGTCAGCCCAGCCTCACCCGAAGTGCCGGCGGATACAGCCAGACGTTCGATGGCACGTTGACGGACGGCGCGGTGAAGGGCACCGTCACCGTGGAGACCCGGACGGTGACGGTCAAGGCATCCACGCCGTTCCCCCGCCGCGCCGCCTACGAGGGGGCGTTGGCTTCGTTCACGCGAGCCGAGCCCGGCGTCGAAGCCGCAGACGAAGAGGTCCACAGCAAGGGCGAGGAGGTGGCCTGGCGGTCGCGCACCTCGTGGGAGGCCGCAACACGTGTCAACACGTGGATTCACGACAAGGTGGCCGACGGGTTCTCGATGCCGAGCGGGCGCTATGTGCTGCAGACCATGTCTGGTAACAGTGAGAGCAAGGCATTGCTTGCGGTGACGCTGCTCCGATCGATCAACATCCCGGCCCGCCGTGTCAGCGGGGTTGCCTTCCAGAAGGGGTATTTCGCGCCCCATTCCTGGGTCGAGGTGTACGTGGGCGACGAGGGCTGGGTTCCCATCGATCCCTCCACGGGCGAGGCGGGCACGCTCGGCGCGACACATGTGGCTCTCGGTGAGGCATGCGAGGCGAGCCGCATCGAGGTCGCGGTCTCGTCGTACAGTCCCACGCCCCCGCGTCGCGTCCCCTTCTTCACGCGCGAGCTCACCTGGCCCGTGGGTCAGCGCAGGGTCTACACGGTCGTTCACGGCGGCAAGGAGATCGGCACCGAGATCGCACAGGTCAACGGGCTGACGAAGCTCGACGGCCACGATGTGTACGACGTCTCGTTCTCGATGGTGCGAACCCTCGACGGCAAGCGCTCAACGGCGAAGAGCCGCCTTCTCGTCACGCCGGATGTGCTGCCGCGACGATGCAGCGTCGACGGGAGCGATGATGGGGTTCGTTGGGAGCGGGCCTTTGACTTCACCGCCGACGCGGCAACCGAGCGCGTGCAGGTCGGGGCGGAGACCAAGGTCCAGACCACACCTCTCTCCGAGGGCGTGTACGTTCTCGACCCTCACTTCTATGCCATGTACGCGCTGGTCGTCGGACAGCTTCCCAATCCCGGGCGTGGAACCAAGGCGACGATGCACGTCTACGACCCGCAGACCCACGCCACCCGGGAGATTACCCTCCAGATACGGCAGGAGGAAAAAGTGGGCGTGGGCGGTGAAGAGAAGGACACGTGGCGTTGTGAGACGCCCGACGGTCTGAGCTTCTTCATGGAGAAATCATCCGGACAGGTGGTGCGCATCGAAGCCCCCCGTCAGGACATCGTGCTCCAGCTGGTCGAAAGTGCGACACGGCTCTGA
- the ubiE gene encoding bifunctional demethylmenaquinone methyltransferase/2-methoxy-6-polyprenyl-1,4-benzoquinol methylase UbiE, producing MTMPPTPRMAASPTEKGTRVREMFSAISRRYDLLNRVLSAGLDQGWRRRVVALTGASEGRSALDLCTGTGDLAVMLASRVGPTGSAVGLDFCAEMLDIARTKYPPSRWPRLDFVRGDAHALPFEDDAFDTATMAFGLRNLSSPSRGFEEMARVVRAGGTVLVLELTRPKGLLRLLYYPYLFVVLPLLGGLLSGRFSAYRYLARSIAEFLPPQRVLDEMRGAGLVDVCALPLLGGIATIFFGRVGEG from the coding sequence ATGACCATGCCGCCCACCCCGCGAATGGCCGCATCCCCGACCGAGAAAGGCACTCGTGTTCGAGAGATGTTCAGCGCCATCAGCCGACGCTACGACCTGCTCAACCGCGTGCTGAGCGCTGGCCTCGACCAGGGCTGGCGCCGCCGTGTGGTCGCCTTGACCGGCGCCAGCGAGGGGCGCAGCGCGCTCGACCTGTGCACGGGCACGGGCGATCTGGCCGTGATGCTCGCCTCCCGGGTCGGTCCCACAGGGAGCGCCGTGGGCCTCGACTTCTGCGCAGAGATGCTCGACATCGCCCGCACCAAGTACCCGCCCTCACGATGGCCGCGACTCGACTTCGTGCGCGGGGACGCCCACGCGCTTCCTTTTGAGGACGATGCGTTCGACACCGCCACCATGGCGTTCGGTCTGCGAAACCTCTCGAGCCCGTCGCGGGGCTTCGAGGAGATGGCACGGGTGGTGCGCGCCGGGGGCACCGTTCTCGTGCTCGAGCTCACGCGCCCCAAGGGCCTGCTGCGGCTCCTGTACTACCCCTACCTCTTCGTGGTGCTCCCTCTGCTGGGAGGCCTCTTGTCGGGACGCTTCAGCGCCTATCGCTATCTCGCGCGCTCCATCGCAGAGTTCCTGCCGCCGCAGCGGGTGCTCGACGAGATGCGCGGCGCAGGTCTCGTCGATGTCTGCGCCCTTCCCCTTCTGGGAGGCATTGCCACGATCTTCTTCGGTCGGGTTGGCGAAGGCTGA
- a CDS encoding VWA domain-containing protein: MGTRSFSSCSIACCSQRAGREPSSSWRWGSNLSRTPAARRWNVSCPTGTSRARAESQAEESLHLVHCPSCSRPNRPGAQFCVGCGTRLDRSGVASESSRPSAPDVPQADSRRTTILRSPARETTILRGGGEERPTEQRPTEQRKGGEASTAAPNRRREDTFDSFTPDRRAGGSERRRSDALLDSGARRLGDGGEASRRSRDSNDGDDGSKTREMIVGDVPRVETRLRVGVPSRPIGILCKSCDRATRKKSPYCDHCGRPLTNVDGAVRLTCRWSAGVTPAGERAVYAIVTVKPSIRFLSSAPSRNLGLLVDMSATDGKGDARQRLSTKQQILELAVEELGPSDTLSVCFFGRRPYLFLTAERVEDKKATRRLLQKKMETLDLGEGRYLAEALEQVCREVRRNFSPDKVNRVVVITDGPIADLDETLKACEIEAEGGIGFSTMSVGNGPFVDVLAQLSAVGHGQCYPDVDLRHVPEILSQELMNVRATFTTQVEMFVHVDPSWAVSRAFKISPVIVDLGRKFADEQTFSIKMIDLQLYEDQSLLFEFSPVDTSALRPVLGLCEVVCDFPRDDIINMSFALPVQVPDPHLALHQRNDEVLATVEMIMNVFGQYGLGV, encoded by the coding sequence ATGGGTACACGATCCTTCTCGAGCTGCTCGATCGCGTGCTGCTCTCAACGAGCCGGAAGGGAACCATCGTCGTCATGGAGATGGGGCTCGAACCTCTCCCGGACGCCAGCGGCTCGACGGTGGAACGTTTCCTGTCCGACTGGAACGAGCCGGGCACGGGCTGAATCACAGGCAGAGGAGTCGCTGCATTTGGTACACTGCCCCTCGTGCAGCCGGCCGAATCGGCCGGGGGCACAGTTCTGCGTCGGATGCGGTACACGGCTAGACCGGTCGGGGGTGGCCAGCGAGTCGTCCCGTCCGTCGGCGCCTGACGTTCCGCAGGCAGATTCGAGACGCACCACCATCTTGCGGTCTCCCGCGCGCGAGACCACGATCCTCCGAGGGGGGGGTGAGGAGCGCCCGACCGAGCAGCGACCGACCGAGCAGCGAAAGGGAGGCGAAGCATCCACGGCAGCTCCCAATCGCAGGCGTGAAGACACATTTGACTCGTTCACGCCCGATCGGCGCGCCGGGGGGAGCGAGCGGAGGCGCAGCGACGCGCTTCTCGACAGTGGTGCGCGTCGTCTGGGCGATGGGGGAGAGGCATCGCGGCGCTCGAGAGATTCGAACGACGGTGACGACGGCTCGAAGACACGAGAGATGATCGTTGGCGATGTTCCTCGCGTAGAGACGCGTCTGCGTGTCGGGGTGCCGTCGCGCCCCATCGGCATCCTCTGCAAGAGCTGCGATCGCGCCACGCGCAAGAAGTCGCCGTACTGCGATCACTGTGGGCGTCCGCTCACCAATGTCGATGGCGCCGTTCGCCTGACGTGTCGCTGGAGTGCCGGCGTCACGCCGGCAGGGGAGCGTGCGGTGTATGCCATCGTGACCGTGAAGCCATCCATCCGCTTCCTGTCGTCGGCCCCATCCCGCAACCTCGGGCTGCTGGTCGACATGTCGGCAACCGATGGCAAGGGAGACGCGCGCCAGCGGCTGTCGACGAAGCAGCAGATCCTCGAGCTCGCGGTTGAAGAGCTCGGCCCGAGCGACACTCTCAGCGTCTGCTTCTTCGGGCGCAGGCCCTATCTCTTCCTCACGGCCGAGCGCGTGGAAGACAAGAAAGCCACGCGACGGTTGCTGCAGAAGAAGATGGAGACCCTCGACCTGGGGGAGGGTCGCTATCTTGCCGAGGCCCTGGAGCAGGTGTGCCGAGAGGTTCGACGCAACTTCTCCCCCGACAAGGTGAACCGTGTCGTGGTCATCACCGACGGCCCCATCGCCGACCTCGACGAGACGCTGAAGGCCTGTGAGATCGAGGCCGAGGGAGGAATCGGCTTCTCGACCATGTCGGTGGGGAACGGGCCGTTCGTCGACGTGCTGGCGCAGCTCTCTGCGGTGGGACATGGCCAGTGCTATCCGGACGTCGATCTGCGTCACGTGCCCGAGATCCTGTCGCAGGAGCTCATGAACGTGCGTGCCACGTTCACGACACAGGTGGAGATGTTCGTTCACGTCGACCCATCGTGGGCGGTGTCGCGCGCGTTCAAGATCAGCCCGGTGATCGTCGATCTGGGGCGCAAGTTCGCCGACGAGCAGACGTTCTCGATCAAGATGATCGATCTGCAGCTCTACGAAGATCAGTCGCTGCTCTTCGAGTTCTCGCCCGTGGACACGAGCGCGCTCCGGCCGGTGCTCGGGCTGTGCGAGGTTGTATGCGACTTCCCGCGCGATGACATCATCAACATGAGCTTCGCGCTGCCCGTGCAGGTGCCGGACCCTCATCTTGCCCTGCACCAGCGCAACGACGAAGTGCTCGCCACGGTCGAGATGATCATGAACGTCTTCGGCCAGTACGGCCTCGGTGTGTGA
- a CDS encoding response regulator, whose product MPTTEPTRPDLTAAFDTSGRRRRVLVVDDNEANVLLLQKHLENDYEVSVAYDGETALEMVERDPPDLILLDVMLPGVDGYQVCETLKNAEKTRLIPIVMLTNLNDLQDKIKGLDKGADDFLVKPFDRLELFSRVRNLIRLKSLIDDKIESERRLEMERERRTIMRDVIYAVSGGKLVLAEDSELALLRGGGERVRSLPISDSSDVGTARAATEEALLSMHMDRDRVFDVVLCVSEAATNALKHASGGVLDIYRFSDRAQIWVSDQGGGIDFSLLPRSTLMKGWSSKTSLGYGYTILLELLDRVLLSTSRKGTIVVMEMGLEPLPDASGSTVERFLSDWNEPGTG is encoded by the coding sequence GTGCCGACAACCGAGCCCACTCGCCCCGACCTCACCGCTGCGTTCGACACGAGCGGTCGGCGTCGCCGCGTCCTTGTCGTCGACGACAACGAAGCGAATGTTCTGCTGCTGCAGAAGCACCTCGAGAACGATTACGAGGTCTCTGTCGCCTACGATGGAGAGACAGCGCTCGAGATGGTGGAGCGCGATCCCCCCGATCTCATCCTTCTCGACGTCATGCTTCCGGGGGTTGATGGATACCAGGTCTGTGAGACCCTGAAGAACGCCGAGAAGACGCGACTCATTCCCATCGTGATGCTCACGAACCTGAACGATCTGCAAGACAAGATCAAGGGGCTCGACAAAGGCGCAGACGACTTCCTCGTGAAGCCCTTCGACCGCCTCGAGCTGTTCTCGCGCGTGCGCAACCTGATTCGCCTGAAGTCTCTCATCGACGACAAGATCGAGAGCGAGCGCCGCCTCGAGATGGAGCGCGAGCGGCGCACCATCATGCGCGATGTCATCTATGCTGTGAGCGGTGGCAAGCTCGTGCTGGCAGAAGACAGCGAACTTGCTCTCCTGCGCGGTGGAGGCGAGCGCGTGCGCAGCCTTCCGATCTCCGACTCTTCAGACGTGGGGACGGCGCGAGCCGCCACCGAGGAGGCGCTGCTCTCCATGCACATGGACCGCGATCGCGTGTTCGACGTGGTGCTCTGTGTGTCGGAGGCGGCCACGAATGCCCTCAAGCACGCCAGTGGTGGGGTGCTCGACATCTACCGCTTCAGCGATCGGGCACAGATCTGGGTGAGTGACCAGGGAGGTGGCATCGACTTCTCGCTGCTGCCCCGCAGCACGCTCATGAAGGGCTGGTCGTCGAAGACGTCGCTGGGCTATGGGTACACGATCCTTCTCGAGCTGCTCGATCGCGTGCTGCTCTCAACGAGCCGGAAGGGAACCATCGTCGTCATGGAGATGGGGCTCGAACCTCTCCCGGACGCCAGCGGCTCGACGGTGGAACGTTTCCTGTCCGACTGGAACGAGCCGGGCACGGGCTGA
- a CDS encoding response regulator, with the protein MRDVDSQNSAMIGTADTEPARLPRVLIIDDNPTNVLLAKACLKSEQLECLVAPDGERGYEMAVDSPPDLILLDIMLPGLDGFQVCEKLKATAMTKHIPVLMITALQELEDKIRGLRAGAEDFISKPFNRAELQARVRSLLRMKFLQEEQLETERLRARFQMSQEAERLKDAFISIVSHEVKTPLTVMKGYVSLLRTLHRNDGPDEMMTRIVEGLDTSMSELESLLRQLLDLSRMRSGLALLRKAQVSISELLVRLVDGLQATALERNLTLTVEHEPNLLPVRADEEKLTHAFAHLVQNAMSFTPSGGRVSIHAIEVGDAVEVRVCDTGIGISPEHVSRIFDPFYQVAHYMTRKVEGMGIGLSIVKHIIEDHGGRIDVVSEPNQGTTFTVNVPRSAEDVREILRDLREQLLAIQRSQEDPSAAGRLSSEPAAE; encoded by the coding sequence GTGCGTGACGTCGATTCCCAGAACAGCGCCATGATTGGAACTGCAGACACAGAACCCGCTCGCCTGCCGAGGGTTCTCATCATCGATGACAATCCGACGAACGTCCTCCTCGCCAAGGCCTGCCTGAAGAGCGAGCAGCTCGAGTGCCTCGTTGCGCCAGACGGTGAGCGCGGCTACGAGATGGCGGTCGACAGCCCTCCCGACCTCATCCTCCTCGACATCATGCTTCCGGGGCTCGATGGTTTTCAGGTGTGTGAGAAGCTGAAGGCAACCGCCATGACCAAGCACATCCCCGTGCTCATGATCACGGCCCTGCAAGAGCTCGAAGACAAGATCCGGGGGCTTCGCGCCGGCGCCGAGGATTTCATCTCCAAACCGTTCAACCGGGCAGAGCTGCAGGCGAGGGTTCGGTCGCTGCTGCGCATGAAGTTCCTCCAGGAGGAGCAGCTGGAGACCGAGCGTCTGCGCGCGCGCTTCCAGATGTCACAGGAGGCGGAGCGGCTGAAGGACGCCTTCATCTCCATCGTCTCGCACGAGGTGAAGACCCCTCTCACGGTGATGAAGGGCTATGTCAGCCTGTTGCGCACCTTGCATCGCAACGACGGTCCGGACGAGATGATGACCCGAATCGTCGAAGGGCTCGACACGTCGATGTCCGAGCTCGAGTCGCTGCTGCGCCAGCTGCTCGACCTTTCACGCATGCGATCGGGCCTGGCTCTTCTGCGCAAGGCCCAGGTGTCCATCTCGGAGCTGCTCGTGCGTCTCGTCGATGGTCTGCAGGCCACCGCGCTCGAGCGGAACCTCACCTTGACGGTCGAGCACGAACCGAACCTGCTGCCCGTACGTGCCGACGAGGAGAAGCTGACCCATGCGTTCGCCCATCTCGTTCAGAACGCCATGAGCTTCACGCCGTCTGGCGGCCGCGTATCGATTCACGCGATAGAGGTCGGAGACGCTGTAGAGGTGCGCGTGTGTGACACCGGCATCGGAATATCGCCAGAGCACGTCTCGCGCATCTTCGACCCCTTCTACCAGGTTGCCCACTACATGACGCGCAAGGTCGAGGGCATGGGCATCGGTCTCTCCATCGTCAAGCACATCATCGAGGACCACGGCGGGCGAATCGACGTCGTGAGCGAACCGAACCAGGGCACCACGTTCACGGTGAATGTCCCCCGCAGCGCGGAAGATGTTCGTGAGATACTGCGAGACCTGAGGGAGCAGCTGCTGGCCATCCAGCGCTCGCAGGAAGATCCATCCGCCGCGGGCAGGCTGTCGTCTGAACCTGCCGCCGAGTGA
- a CDS encoding acetyl ornithine aminotransferase family protein, which produces MSETHTPSSATAHPDDDLLALDAPYIHTEIPGPRARRLVEEDHEYVSHSYIKEYPLAVARGRGAVIEDVDGNRFLDFMGGVGVAMVGHSPPGVVEAIKAQADRFLHICGTDFYYSSMVNLAKTLAELAPGPGKKKVYFGNSGTEVVEAAMKLARFHTRRPHLLAFHGAFHGRTYGSLSLTSSKVGQRRGFAPFVPSVHHVPYAYCYRCPYGKTYPSCDVYCADVIEKRLLTSMVPPDEIAGIFVEPVQGEGGYIVPPLEFHQKLRDMADRHGIMLVADEVQSGMGRTGKMFAIEHYDVVPDVIVTAKGLSSGMPLGALIARDEVMTWGRGSHGSTYGGNPVSCEAALATVHALRDGALDHGAEMGKRLEAHLHRLKEKHRLIGDIRGKGLMQGIELVVDRDTKEPAEAECDQVIQMAFTKGVLLLPCGESVIRFSPPLVITAEQIDRGIDILDEVFTAVEKTMG; this is translated from the coding sequence ATGAGCGAGACCCACACTCCCAGCAGCGCGACGGCGCATCCGGACGACGATCTGCTCGCCCTCGACGCGCCCTACATCCACACCGAGATCCCGGGGCCGCGCGCACGTCGCCTCGTTGAAGAAGATCACGAGTACGTCTCGCACTCCTACATCAAGGAGTATCCGCTTGCCGTGGCACGCGGGCGCGGTGCGGTCATCGAAGACGTCGACGGGAACCGCTTCCTCGACTTCATGGGGGGGGTAGGCGTGGCCATGGTGGGCCACAGCCCGCCTGGCGTCGTCGAGGCCATCAAGGCGCAGGCCGATCGCTTCCTGCACATCTGCGGAACCGACTTCTACTACTCGTCGATGGTGAACCTCGCCAAGACACTGGCCGAGCTCGCGCCTGGGCCGGGCAAGAAGAAGGTCTACTTCGGCAACTCCGGCACCGAGGTGGTCGAGGCGGCCATGAAGCTGGCACGCTTCCACACCCGTCGCCCGCACCTGCTGGCCTTCCACGGGGCCTTCCACGGTCGCACCTACGGCTCGCTCTCGCTCACCTCGTCAAAGGTGGGTCAGCGCCGCGGATTCGCTCCGTTCGTGCCGTCGGTGCACCACGTTCCCTACGCCTACTGCTACCGCTGCCCGTACGGCAAGACCTACCCCTCTTGCGACGTGTACTGCGCCGACGTCATCGAGAAGAGGCTGCTCACCTCGATGGTGCCGCCAGACGAGATCGCAGGCATCTTCGTGGAGCCGGTGCAGGGCGAGGGCGGCTACATCGTTCCTCCCCTCGAGTTCCATCAGAAGCTGCGCGACATGGCAGACCGGCACGGCATCATGCTGGTTGCCGACGAGGTGCAGAGCGGCATGGGGCGCACCGGAAAGATGTTCGCCATCGAGCACTACGACGTTGTGCCGGACGTCATCGTGACGGCCAAGGGGCTTTCGTCCGGCATGCCGCTCGGCGCGCTCATCGCGCGCGATGAGGTCATGACCTGGGGGCGAGGCAGCCACGGCAGCACGTACGGCGGCAACCCGGTCTCGTGCGAGGCGGCCCTGGCCACCGTGCACGCGCTGCGCGATGGCGCACTTGACCACGGCGCCGAGATGGGCAAGCGGCTCGAAGCCCACCTTCACAGGCTCAAGGAGAAGCATCGGCTCATCGGCGACATCCGCGGCAAGGGCCTCATGCAGGGCATCGAGCTGGTGGTCGATCGCGACACGAAGGAGCCTGCCGAGGCCGAGTGCGATCAGGTCATCCAGATGGCCTTCACCAAGGGCGTCCTGCTGCTTCCCTGTGGCGAGAGCGTCATCCGGTTCTCCCCTCCGCTCGTCATCACTGCCGAGCAGATCGATCGCGGCATCGATATCCTCGACGAGGTGTTCACCGCGGTGGAGAAGACCATGGGGTAG
- a CDS encoding aldehyde dehydrogenase family protein — MTVQAASFKITYSTLGANQEAFNAAFDEALAAVRATLGATHGQFLGGREVMSATTFDDRSPIDPNVLIGRFAVGTRADVDQAIELAHAAWPAWRDTPWSERLAVLRRAADLISRDKYALSAAMSLEVGKNRLEAMGDVEEAADLIRYYCQQMDDAKGFTLPLGRLSDNENTSSVLRPLGVWAVVCPFNFPLALAAGMSAGALVAGNTVVFKPASEAPLLAVRMAHLFHEAGLPSGVFNLVTASGAIFGDAVTQSRRVEGMIFTGSKEVGMSLYHAFSMRYPRPCILELGGKNPSIVMPSADLDKAAEGTMRSSFGFGGQKCSACSRAYVHRSVYDRFLALLVEKTEAIRIGDPTLPDVYLGPIINQAAVDRYLHWVERARADGGIIRAGGRRLEEHGAGYYLAPTIVTDLPKDHPLFYTELFAPVLAVAPVDSLEEAITLSNAADYGLTAGIFTAEQAELDVFFNTIESGVLYANRRTGATTGAWPGVQSFCGWKGSGSSGKGGCGPYYVMQFMREQSRTVMT; from the coding sequence ATGACCGTTCAAGCCGCTTCGTTCAAGATCACCTACAGCACGCTCGGGGCCAACCAAGAGGCCTTCAACGCCGCGTTCGATGAGGCCCTCGCCGCCGTGCGCGCCACGCTGGGCGCCACCCACGGCCAGTTCCTCGGAGGTCGTGAGGTGATGTCTGCCACCACGTTCGATGATCGCTCGCCCATCGATCCGAACGTGCTCATCGGGCGCTTCGCCGTGGGCACGAGGGCCGATGTCGACCAGGCCATCGAACTCGCGCACGCCGCCTGGCCCGCGTGGCGCGATACCCCGTGGTCGGAGCGTCTGGCGGTGCTGCGCCGCGCTGCTGATCTGATCAGTCGTGACAAGTATGCGCTCTCCGCCGCCATGTCACTCGAGGTGGGCAAGAACCGCCTCGAGGCCATGGGTGACGTGGAAGAGGCAGCCGACCTCATCCGCTACTACTGCCAGCAGATGGACGACGCCAAGGGCTTCACCCTTCCGCTCGGGCGACTGTCTGACAACGAGAACACGTCGTCGGTGCTGCGTCCCCTCGGCGTGTGGGCCGTGGTGTGCCCCTTCAACTTTCCCCTCGCGCTTGCCGCGGGCATGAGCGCGGGCGCCCTCGTGGCGGGCAACACGGTGGTCTTCAAGCCCGCGTCAGAGGCGCCGCTGCTGGCCGTTCGCATGGCGCACCTGTTCCACGAGGCCGGACTGCCGTCGGGGGTGTTCAACCTGGTCACCGCGTCCGGGGCGATCTTCGGAGATGCCGTGACGCAGTCGCGCCGGGTCGAAGGCATGATCTTCACAGGCTCCAAAGAGGTGGGCATGTCGCTCTACCACGCGTTCAGCATGCGCTATCCGCGCCCGTGCATCCTCGAGCTGGGGGGAAAGAACCCGAGCATCGTGATGCCCAGCGCAGACCTCGACAAGGCGGCCGAGGGCACGATGCGCTCGTCGTTCGGCTTCGGGGGGCAGAAGTGCAGCGCGTGCTCACGTGCCTATGTGCATCGCTCGGTGTACGATCGCTTCCTCGCGCTGCTGGTCGAGAAGACCGAGGCCATCCGCATCGGCGATCCCACCCTTCCCGACGTGTACCTGGGCCCCATCATCAACCAGGCAGCGGTTGATCGCTACCTGCACTGGGTCGAGAGAGCGCGGGCCGATGGCGGTATCATCCGCGCGGGCGGGCGTCGTCTCGAAGAGCACGGTGCGGGGTACTACCTGGCGCCCACCATCGTCACCGACCTTCCGAAAGATCACCCGCTGTTCTACACCGAGCTCTTCGCCCCGGTGCTGGCGGTGGCGCCGGTCGACTCCCTCGAAGAGGCGATCACCCTCTCGAACGCGGCAGACTACGGTCTCACCGCGGGCATCTTCACCGCCGAGCAGGCCGAGCTCGATGTGTTCTTCAACACCATCGAATCGGGCGTTCTGTACGCCAACCGTCGCACCGGCGCAACCACGGGCGCCTGGCCCGGGGTGCAGTCGTTCTGCGGCTGGAAGGGGAGCGGGTCGAGCGGCAAGGGGGGCTGCGGACCGTATTACGTGATGCAGTTCATGCGTGAGCAATCAAGGACGGTGATGACATGA